In Torulaspora globosa chromosome 1, complete sequence, a genomic segment contains:
- the HAS1 gene encoding ATP-dependent RNA helicase HAS1 (ancestral locus Anc_5.40) has product MSESKKRTAAESEVEAGSETQDGTVEEFAGLNLSGATLKAVEKMGFTKMTPVQGRTIPPLLAGRDVLGAAKTGSGKTLAFLIPAIERLHSLKFKPRNGTGVIVITPTRELALQIFGVARELMEFHSQTYGIVIGGANRRQEADKLVKGVNLLIATPGRLLDHLQNTKGFVFKNLKALVIDEADRILEIGFEDEMRQIIKILPNEDRQSMLFSATQTTKVEDLARISLRPGPLFINVVSEKDHSTADGLEQGYVVCESDKRFLLLFSFLKRNQKKKTIVFLSSCNSVKYYAELLNYIDLPVLDLHGKQKQQKRTNTFFEFCNAERGILICTDVAARGLDIPAVDWIIQFDPPDDPRDYIHRVGRTARGTKGKGKSLMFLTPNELGFLRYLKAAKVPLNEYEFPTNKIANVQSQLEKLIKSNYYLHQTAKDGYRSYLQAYASHSLKTVYQIDKLDLAKVAKSYGFPVPPKVNITIGASGKTPPAKKRRIHKN; this is encoded by the coding sequence ATGAGCGAAAGCAAGAAGCGTACGGCTGCTGAAAGCGAGGTAGAAGCCGGTTCGGAGACTCAAGATGGAACTGTTGAAGAGTTCGCGGGATTGAATCTCTCGGGAGCCACATTGAAGGCTGTCGAAAAGATGGGGTTCACTAAGATGACACCGGTGCAGGGAAGGACGATTCCACCTTTGCTGGCGGGACGCGATGTGCTTGGGGCTGCGAAAACCGGGTCTGGAAAGACGCTGGCGTTCTTGATTCCCGCGATTGAGAGGTTACATTCGCTGAAATTTAAGCCTAGAAACGGTACTGGTGTGATCGTGATCACTCCAACGAGAGAACTGGCGTTGCAGATCTTCGGAGTGGCGCGCGAGCTGATGGAGTTCCATTCGCAGACGTACGGAATCGTTATCGGCGGTGCAAATCGTAGGCAGGAGGCCGACAAATTGGTCAAGGGTGTGAATTTACTGATTGCCACACCCGGCCGTTTGTTGGATCATTTGCAAAACACAAAGGGCTTTGTGTTCAAGAATCTGAAGGCGTTGGTCATCGATGAGGCGGATCGTATCTTAGAAATCGGTTTCGAAGACGAAATGAGGCAGATTATCAAGATACTACCCAATGAGGACAGGCAGTCCATGCTGTTCTCCGCTACGCAGACTACTAAGGTGGAGGATCTCGCCAGGATCTCTCTGAGACCCGGCCCGCTATTCATCAACGTGGTCTCGGAAAAGGACCATTCTACCGCGGATGGTCTGGAACAAGGGTATGTGGTTTGTGAGAGTGATAAGAGGTTTCTGCTGTTATTTTCGTTCCTGAAGAGGAATCAGAAAAAGAAGACGATTGTCTTCCTGTCGTCGTGCAATTCGGTGAAATACTACGCTGAACTACTCAATTACATCGATCTACCGGTCTTGGATCTGCACGGCAAGCAGAAGCAACAGAAGAGAACTAACACGTTCTTTGAATTCTGTAACGCAGAGAGGGGGATTCTGATCTGTACCGACGTCGCCGCAAGAGGCCTCGACATCCCAGCTGTCGATTGGATTATTCAGTTCGACCCGCCTGATGACCCAAGGGATTACATCCACAGAGTCGGTAGAACGGCCAGAGGAACCAAAGGCAAAGGTAAATCTTTGATGTTCCTAACCCCCAACGAACTCGGATTTTTGAGATATTTGAAGGCTGCCAAGGTTCCACTCAACGAGTATGAATTCCCCACGAACAAAATCGCAAACGTTCAATCGcagcttgaaaagctgATCAAATCCAACTACTACCTACACCAAACAGCCAAGGACGGTTACAGATCGTATCTACAAGCTTATGCGTCACACTCGTTGAAGACGGTATATCAAATTGACAAGTTGGACTTGGCAAAGGTTGCCAAGTCCTACGGTTTCCCCGTACCCCCAAAGGTCAACATCACAATAGGAGCCAGTGGCAAGACGCCGCCAGCTAAGAAGCGCAGGATACATAAGAACTGA
- a CDS encoding uncharacterized protein (ancestral locus Anc_5.39), with the protein MSDAAKLGDNWFDEWKTESLYRGAVENCNDCIDGSPIAGSGIIVGPILRLRNVDYESFAYKGSILVVTRSAGQGAAPRITYQTGYSYASDCGSKDPQISEGEFKSELFHEEESGGSVFHFFRYDVEIPLADAEQMVKYKLDGEWRPHFRFFIPSKTANFNMISYSCNGFSLSVDTTHFEGSLWFDILNKHAKIHYNVMLGGGDQIYSDSIKIYCEKVKQWTQTTNPVKKFSTVVDDEFRRQLNEFYLTEYLEWYGYGHWKGSTPKSKCTQKCFPIAMASIPSINIWDDHDIIDGFGSYSHTFMKTDAFSSIGKAAYKYYMLFQHHVSVTERKAYLEDPMWIIGPNSSPYIREPSHSIFTRVGPNIGLLGLDCRTERKLKEIVSEATYDVVFEKLVAEANNAKMDHLFVMLGVPIAYPRLVLLEWLFSSSLLAPVRALAKRGILGSGLINEFNGDIELLDDLNDHWCARHHKKERNGLVARLQDYGAKYGIRITILSGDVHLASIGRFMTKRHRRHIFSNSEQAERESAKVANEPENDMRLMFNVISSAVVNTPPPNGMVSLLQSKAEIHHFDYETDEDAVPIFNVEVSGSGHRKEKCFLNKRNWSDIIPVENAMKNEYLSKLLKAKVGDLILPGVVSDSAGLNKINGHDEHTKEIIKNGPDKGFFTYPITEKGVIVSLNMETDMKNPDSKTTKYCLPIPELRMTCDSLSHSGLKHWNFH; encoded by the coding sequence ATGTCTGATGCTGCAAAACTGGGGGACAATTGGTTCGATGAGTGGAAAACAGAGTCGCTTTACCGCGGGGCAGTGGAAAATTGTAACGATTGCATCGATGGTTCACCGATTGCTGGGAGTGGAATCATCGTTGGGCCAATCCTGAGACTGAGAAATGTGGATTACGAGTCCTTTGCGTACAAGGGGTCGATTCTAGTTGTGACTCGAAGCGCGGGCCAGGGGGCAGCCCCACGGATCACGTACCAGACAGGTTACTCGTATGCCTCGGACTGCGGGTCTAAAGACCCGCAGATTTCTGAGGGAGAGTTCAAGTCAGAGTTGTTCcacgaagaagaaagcggCGGTTCCGTGTTCCATTTCTTTAGGTACGACGTTGAAATTCCGCTCGCAGATGCGGAGCAGATGGTGAAGTACAAGTTAGATGGAGAGTGGAGACCGCACTTTCGATTCTTCATTCCGTCAAAGACCGCGAATTTCAACATGATCTCGTACTCCTGTAACGGGTTCTCGTTGAGCGTCGATACGACACACTTCGAAGGGTCTCTCTGGTTCGATATCCTGAACAAGCACGCGAAAATCCATTACAATGTCATGCTCGGTGGAGGGGACCAGATCTACTCCGACAGCATCAAGATTTACTGCGAGAAAGTCAAGCAATGGACGCAAACGACCAACCCTGTCAAGAAATTCTCGACTGTGGTTGACGATGAATTTCGGAGACAGCTGAACGAGTTTTACCTCACCGAGTACCTTGAATGGTACGGATATGGCCATTGGAAGGGTTCTACACCAAAGTCGAAGTGCACCCAAAAGTGTTTTCCCATAGCGATGGCCTCGATTCCCTCGATCAACATTTGGGACGACCATGACATCATCGATGGGTTCGGTTCGTACTCACACACATTCATGAAGACAGATGCGTTTAGCTCTATCGGTAAAGCCGCTTATAAGTACTACATGCTGTTTCAACACCACGTGAGCGTAACCGAGCGCAAGGCGTACTTGGAAGATCCCATGTGGATTATTGGTCCCAATTCAAGTCCATACATCAGGGAACCCAGTCATTCGATTTTCACCAGAGTGGGTCCTAACATTGGACTGTTGGGACTGGACTGCAGAACGGAAAGGAAGCTCAAAGAGATCGTTAGCGAGGCCACGTACGATGTTGTTTTCGAAAAGTTGGTTGCGGAGGCAAATAATGCCAAAATGGACCATCTTTTCGTGATGTTAGGGGTTCCAATCGCGTACCCAAGGTTAGTTCTCTTAGAATGGCTGTTTTCCTCTAGTTTGCTGGCTCCCGTTCGTGCTCTAGCCAAAAGGGGAATCCTTGGAAGTGGGTTGATCAACGAGTTCAATGGAGATATCGAGttgcttgatgatctgaATGATCACTGGTGTGCCAGACACCACAAAAAGGAAAGGAACGGCTTAGTGGCACGGTTGCAAGACTATGGTGCCAAATATGGTATCCGGATCACTATACTTTCTGGTGACGTGCATTTAGCGTCAATTGGTAGGTTCATGACCAAGAGACACAGACGACATATCTTCTCTAATTCCGAACAAGCCGAAAGAGAGAGTGCCAAGGTGGCAAACGAGCCGGAAAATGACATGAGATTGATGTTCAATGTCATCTCCAGTGCAGTGGTTAACACCCCACCACCAAACGGTATGGTTTCTTTATTGCAATCAAAGGCCGAGATTCACCATTTCGATTATGAAACTGACGAAGATGCGGTCCCTATCTTCAACGTCGAGGTCTCCGGATCGGGCCACCGTAAGGAAAAATGCTTTCTAAACAAAAGAAACTGGTCCGATATCATACCAGTTGAAAACGCCATGAAGAACGAATATTTATCCAAACTCCTCAAGGCCAAAGTAGGCGACCTCATCCTTCCCGGCGTAGTCTCGGACAGTGCTGGTCTAAACAAGATAAACGGCCACGATGAACACACCAAAGAGATAATCAAAAACGGCCCAGACAAGGGGTTCTTCACCTATCCCATCACAGAAAAGGGTGTTATCGTTTCTCTCAACATGGAGACCGACATGAAGAACCCCGACTCGAAGACCACCAAATATTGTTTACCAATACCGGAACTGCGCATGACGTGCGACTCACTCTCCCACTCCGGCCTCAAACACTGGAACTTCCATTAA